The proteins below come from a single Chitinophaga pinensis DSM 2588 genomic window:
- a CDS encoding acyltransferase family protein — MLNNTHRDNWIDYLRSSITVLVVAHHCSLAYTTFASFDANAYINSTHPVVDAQRWIGLDIFENFNDIFFMSLMFFIGGLFLTKSITKKGTAAFLKDRFFRLFLPFLFGVSVLMLLAYFPAYYLAHHELNIPAYIKDFFTTEQWPVGPPWFIWVLFAFNTIFGVSWWLFKNAYIRGGKAIQRLANRPFLFFGLFIGITWITYVPLTAAIGAGTWTGIGPFDFQLNRILLYFAYFILGVITGSGDFQQSLFSRDAVLTRYWKVWCVLALIAYTLITLNGIYEPLRNMVIKGMLAPLAAWMIYFTVYVSSCTLSCIAFLTTFRAKINHTRPWMDSLTANAYMIYLVHYIFVLWTQFLLLPLDAPAGVKFLLSFSGTLILSWGLSILLRKIKIIRQYI; from the coding sequence ATGCTCAACAATACCCATCGCGACAACTGGATCGACTATCTCCGCAGCTCCATTACGGTGCTGGTAGTCGCCCATCACTGCTCACTCGCCTATACCACCTTCGCTTCTTTCGATGCGAATGCCTACATCAATTCCACTCACCCGGTTGTAGACGCCCAAAGATGGATAGGACTGGATATCTTTGAAAACTTCAACGATATCTTTTTTATGTCGCTGATGTTTTTCATCGGCGGATTATTCCTCACCAAAAGTATTACGAAGAAAGGCACCGCTGCCTTCCTCAAAGACCGTTTCTTCCGCCTGTTCCTGCCCTTTCTGTTTGGCGTAAGCGTACTCATGTTATTGGCTTATTTCCCGGCCTACTATCTGGCACATCATGAGCTGAACATTCCGGCCTACATAAAAGACTTCTTTACCACTGAACAATGGCCGGTAGGTCCACCCTGGTTTATCTGGGTCCTGTTTGCCTTCAATACTATCTTCGGCGTCAGCTGGTGGTTGTTTAAAAACGCATACATCCGCGGGGGCAAAGCCATTCAACGACTGGCCAATCGCCCTTTCCTGTTTTTCGGATTATTCATCGGCATCACCTGGATTACCTACGTACCATTAACCGCCGCTATCGGTGCAGGTACCTGGACCGGCATAGGGCCATTCGATTTCCAATTAAACCGCATCCTGCTCTACTTTGCCTACTTCATCCTCGGTGTAATCACTGGTAGTGGGGACTTCCAACAGTCGCTCTTCTCCCGTGATGCAGTACTGACCCGTTACTGGAAAGTATGGTGTGTACTGGCACTGATCGCCTATACCCTGATCACACTCAATGGCATTTATGAGCCATTGCGCAATATGGTGATAAAAGGAATGTTAGCGCCACTGGCTGCCTGGATGATCTACTTTACCGTATATGTATCTTCCTGCACACTGAGCTGTATTGCTTTCCTGACCACCTTCAGGGCAAAGATCAATCACACACGTCCATGGATGGATTCCCTGACAGCCAATGCTTATATGATCTATCTCGTACACTATATTTTCGTGCTCTGGACACAGTTTCTTTTGCTGCCATTAGACGCACCCGCAGGAGTGAAATTCCTGCTGTCCTTCTCCGGTACGCTGATATTGAGCTGGGGACTAAGTATCCTTCTGCGTAAAATAAAGATCATACGGCAATACATATAA
- a CDS encoding winged helix-turn-helix transcriptional regulator: MTTNKEIKCQPECDAEKLLKLLSGKWKPQIFRLAVEGPLRFSNLLRQIPGSNKQSLSVALNELVEELMLEKQIIKQKPLHIEYLLTEKGRSLLGVFRELEVLSDPDNKKASS, translated from the coding sequence ATGACTACTAACAAGGAGATAAAATGCCAGCCGGAATGTGATGCGGAGAAGTTGCTGAAACTGTTGTCTGGTAAGTGGAAGCCGCAGATCTTCAGATTAGCGGTAGAGGGGCCTTTGCGTTTCAGTAATTTATTACGGCAGATCCCGGGTTCGAATAAGCAATCCTTGTCGGTCGCCCTGAATGAGCTGGTGGAAGAGCTGATGCTGGAGAAGCAGATCATTAAACAGAAACCCTTGCATATTGAATATTTGCTGACGGAGAAAGGGCGCTCGTTGCTGGGGGTATTCAGGGAGCTGGAAGTATTGTCAGATCCCGATAATAAAAAGGCTTCGTCCTGA
- a CDS encoding alpha-N-arabinofuranosidase, with amino-acid sequence MNAQVTRRNFIGLIGMSGLGLALKGSAFAATRAVLSGAPLEASIEIDFTHPEGTIDNGIYGQFIEHLGRAINGGIFEEGSPLSDAKGIRKDVLEKIRGLQPSILRYPGGTFTKIYHWMDGVGPLAERRSRPNLIWGGVEDNRFGTDEAIAYARTLQADAYFAVNMGTGTAEEAGNWVEYCNGTQDTYYANLRRKNGHADPFKVKYWGIGNEEAAGPDIGRLQDVKEFVKEAWLYTKAIKLQDKDAKLILCGADDTWNEYVLKEMGAVCDYISMHHYVSSDKSKPASLFPQVDHMEKLILTLKGQIRTLTPEKVTDFSKWYRFPHRANPVKIAIDELGIWEPGGAGAYQLEEYYTWDHALGTATFYNIMLRQASVVGMATWAQTVNVLAPIMTSKTAAVCQTIYYPMQFYRQHAGNVSLKTQVVTPDLKMPGSKDAKALDVAVTLHDSDGSLVIFAVNRHPEQEVKADLRSIDSKKYTPAAIYELNATAIDAMNTLENPANNVVTSTEKKLSGNLSGYTFPAHSITAIRYKRNKQ; translated from the coding sequence ATGAACGCGCAGGTAACAAGAAGAAATTTTATCGGCCTTATCGGCATGAGCGGATTAGGTCTCGCTTTAAAAGGCAGTGCTTTTGCGGCTACCCGTGCCGTCCTTAGCGGTGCTCCTTTAGAGGCCAGTATTGAGATCGACTTCACACATCCGGAAGGTACAATAGACAATGGCATTTATGGCCAGTTCATAGAACACCTTGGCAGAGCCATCAACGGAGGGATCTTCGAGGAAGGCTCCCCACTCTCTGACGCCAAAGGTATCCGCAAAGATGTACTGGAAAAGATCCGTGGACTTCAACCCAGCATTCTGCGATATCCCGGAGGTACCTTTACCAAGATCTATCACTGGATGGATGGTGTGGGTCCGCTGGCAGAAAGACGCAGTCGTCCTAACCTGATATGGGGTGGTGTAGAAGATAATCGCTTCGGGACAGATGAAGCCATTGCCTATGCCAGAACCTTACAGGCAGATGCCTATTTTGCAGTCAATATGGGTACCGGCACGGCGGAAGAGGCAGGCAACTGGGTGGAATATTGCAATGGCACACAGGACACCTATTACGCGAATCTGCGCCGTAAAAACGGTCATGCCGATCCTTTTAAGGTAAAGTATTGGGGAATAGGTAATGAAGAAGCTGCCGGCCCTGATATTGGCCGTTTACAGGATGTAAAAGAATTTGTAAAGGAAGCATGGTTGTATACCAAAGCCATCAAGTTACAGGATAAAGACGCAAAACTCATACTGTGTGGCGCAGATGATACCTGGAATGAATATGTGCTGAAAGAAATGGGCGCAGTATGCGATTACATCTCTATGCACCACTATGTCAGCTCTGATAAAAGTAAACCGGCGTCGCTGTTTCCCCAGGTGGATCATATGGAAAAACTGATCCTCACTTTAAAAGGACAGATCCGGACGCTGACGCCGGAGAAAGTAACCGACTTCAGCAAATGGTACCGCTTCCCGCACAGGGCGAATCCGGTGAAGATCGCTATCGACGAACTGGGTATCTGGGAACCTGGTGGTGCCGGCGCGTACCAGCTGGAGGAATATTATACCTGGGACCATGCATTAGGTACCGCCACCTTCTATAACATCATGCTCAGACAGGCTTCCGTAGTAGGTATGGCCACCTGGGCGCAAACGGTCAATGTACTGGCTCCGATTATGACCAGTAAAACTGCGGCCGTTTGCCAGACCATCTACTACCCGATGCAGTTCTACCGCCAGCACGCGGGTAATGTCAGTCTGAAAACACAGGTAGTGACACCTGACCTGAAAATGCCCGGCTCCAAAGATGCCAAAGCCTTAGACGTCGCCGTCACCCTGCACGACAGCGATGGCAGTCTGGTGATCTTTGCGGTAAACCGTCATCCGGAACAGGAAGTTAAAGCAGACCTCCGCAGTATCGACAGTAAAAAGTATACGCCTGCTGCCATATACGAACTGAATGCAACTGCGATCGACGCGATGAATACATTGGAAAATCCTGCGAACAATGTGGTCACATCCACAGAGAAAAAGCTCTCGGGGAACCTTTCCGGCTATACCTTCCCGGCGCATTCCATTACGGCGATCAGGTATAAACGCAACAAACAATAA
- a CDS encoding alpha/beta fold hydrolase → MAITTRFTTMGMLALSALLTFGFASCDKDEDTTTPTASYDHQHAPTQFVAAGDTKFAYRILGNNEGVPLVVLAPLGSTMDDWDPAVTDGFAKKYKVILFDNAGVGSSTGKTPSTIADMAKGAVTFIKAMGYSRVNLLAFSMGSFVAQQIALTEPALINKMVLTGVGPKGSEGLSKLPEIIGGGQGLSAEESFLYFGFTKSEASRAAGKLSYARIQLRQVDRDKPLSDESSLAELTAVLGWAQPAPDALKELESVKIPVLLIQGKEDLPVPVINPTNMAQHLPNARLIVYEDAAHASLFQLADKFVKDGSDFLGE, encoded by the coding sequence ATGGCAATTACAACACGGTTTACTACTATGGGCATGCTGGCTTTATCCGCATTACTGACATTTGGTTTTGCATCCTGCGATAAGGATGAAGATACAACGACGCCAACAGCTTCTTATGATCACCAACATGCGCCAACGCAGTTTGTGGCTGCAGGTGATACCAAATTTGCTTACCGTATACTGGGTAATAACGAAGGCGTACCGCTGGTGGTACTTGCTCCACTGGGTAGTACTATGGACGACTGGGATCCGGCTGTTACAGATGGCTTTGCGAAGAAATACAAAGTGATCTTATTTGATAATGCAGGTGTGGGCTCCTCAACAGGTAAGACGCCTTCCACGATAGCAGATATGGCGAAAGGCGCAGTCACCTTCATCAAAGCAATGGGTTATAGCAGGGTGAATCTGCTGGCCTTTTCAATGGGTTCGTTTGTGGCACAGCAGATCGCACTGACAGAACCGGCATTGATCAACAAGATGGTACTGACAGGTGTGGGGCCGAAAGGTAGCGAAGGCTTGTCTAAACTGCCTGAAATCATTGGCGGCGGCCAGGGACTGAGTGCAGAAGAGTCCTTTTTATACTTCGGTTTCACTAAATCTGAAGCCAGCCGTGCCGCGGGAAAACTGTCGTATGCAAGGATACAGCTCCGCCAGGTAGATCGTGACAAACCGCTCAGCGATGAAAGCAGTCTCGCCGAACTGACAGCTGTACTGGGTTGGGCACAACCTGCACCGGATGCACTCAAGGAACTGGAATCCGTGAAGATACCAGTACTGCTGATACAGGGTAAAGAAGACCTTCCAGTACCTGTCATCAATCCGACCAATATGGCACAACATCTGCCGAATGCACGCCTGATCGTATATGAAGACGCGGCACATGCTTCCTTATTCCAGCTGGCGGATAAGTTTGTAAAAGACGGAAGTGATTTCCTGGGAGAATAA
- a CDS encoding zinc-dependent alcohol dehydrogenase, whose translation MGHCMHAAVKTADGKFDLQEVDTPHIARPDWVVARVRVSGICGTDLRHWKKAEAPLTGKIMGHELAGEIVEIGSNVTNVKVGDRVVIETLLGDETCDWCRVQQYNLCPHLYEVRMKTLSQAFAQYVAGPSAKFYRLPDHVSFEEATLLDTFSVGLHAMNLSGIKLNDKVAVIGAGPIGLGQLQLAKLAGADVIITDVVDSALEMAGELGADAVVNTDKEDGYQKVMEFTKGRGVDIAFECAGGPSMPVTLPQAVSFSRIGGKVVIVGGFDAGVTNIGLEWQRIQMSEIQLISSASYAYRDIYPEMQICLDLLAKGQMNARKMITHSFPLSEINKAFEVAADKTKTHAIFVALTI comes from the coding sequence ATGGGACATTGTATGCATGCAGCGGTTAAGACTGCTGACGGAAAGTTTGACCTTCAGGAGGTGGACACACCGCACATTGCGCGACCTGATTGGGTAGTGGCCCGTGTGCGTGTGTCTGGTATCTGTGGTACTGATCTGCGACACTGGAAGAAAGCGGAAGCGCCACTCACCGGGAAAATTATGGGGCATGAACTGGCAGGAGAAATCGTAGAAATCGGCAGTAACGTAACCAACGTAAAGGTAGGCGACAGGGTAGTGATAGAGACACTGTTAGGTGATGAGACCTGTGACTGGTGCCGGGTGCAACAATATAATCTATGTCCTCACCTGTATGAGGTGCGCATGAAAACCTTATCACAGGCATTTGCACAGTATGTAGCGGGACCTTCTGCAAAGTTCTACCGCCTGCCCGATCATGTCAGTTTTGAAGAGGCTACTTTACTGGATACCTTCTCTGTCGGACTCCATGCGATGAATCTCAGTGGTATAAAGTTGAATGATAAGGTTGCTGTCATCGGTGCGGGACCTATAGGTTTGGGACAGCTGCAACTGGCTAAGCTGGCTGGTGCGGACGTTATCATAACTGATGTAGTTGATTCAGCGCTTGAGATGGCCGGAGAACTGGGCGCTGATGCAGTGGTAAATACGGATAAGGAAGATGGATATCAAAAAGTGATGGAATTTACGAAGGGCAGAGGAGTCGATATTGCTTTCGAATGTGCCGGCGGTCCTTCAATGCCGGTGACCTTACCACAGGCTGTATCTTTCAGCAGGATCGGCGGTAAGGTTGTCATAGTAGGCGGCTTTGATGCCGGCGTAACAAATATCGGCCTCGAGTGGCAACGGATACAGATGTCGGAGATACAGCTGATATCCAGTGCGAGCTATGCTTACCGGGATATTTATCCGGAGATGCAGATCTGCCTTGATTTGCTGGCGAAGGGACAAATGAATGCAAGGAAAATGATTACGCATAGTTTTCCACTATCTGAGATTAACAAGGCGTTTGAAGTAGCGGCAGACAAAACGAAAACACATGCAATATTTGTTGCGCTTACTATATAA
- a CDS encoding ClpXP adapter SpxH family protein gives MKTNNPLLCDPENGICEMPGTNIEATFTTSAIKDKPVKLIYFTDPICSSCWGIEPQLRKLKMEYGQYIDIEYRMGGLLPDWSYNSGGISKPSDVAHHWDEVSRYYQMPIDGDVWLEDPLSSSYPPSIAFKAAQLQDEQKAQLFLRRIKEMVFLEKKNITKWEHLSQAASATGLDTTRLKTDIEAVGVQRFQEDLAISRQYGVRGFPTIFVTDNKGHQEKIYGSKSYAVFEDCIRKLLPTAEKKAVSPDWETLFSTFRTLTSREFAELSGQGIPESEMLLEDLHRKQQLEKLPTKNGALWISKY, from the coding sequence ATGAAAACAAACAACCCGCTCTTATGCGATCCGGAGAACGGTATCTGTGAAATGCCAGGTACCAATATCGAAGCCACATTCACTACCAGTGCAATCAAAGATAAACCTGTAAAACTTATATACTTTACCGATCCTATCTGTTCCAGCTGTTGGGGAATTGAGCCCCAGCTGCGAAAGCTGAAAATGGAATACGGACAATACATCGATATCGAATACCGTATGGGCGGCCTACTCCCCGACTGGAGCTACAACAGCGGCGGTATCAGCAAACCTTCCGACGTAGCACATCATTGGGATGAAGTCAGCCGTTACTACCAGATGCCCATAGACGGGGACGTATGGCTGGAAGATCCTTTGTCCTCCTCCTATCCGCCTTCTATCGCCTTCAAAGCAGCCCAGTTACAGGACGAACAGAAAGCGCAGCTTTTCCTCCGGAGAATAAAGGAAATGGTCTTCCTGGAGAAAAAGAATATCACGAAATGGGAGCACCTCAGTCAGGCAGCATCAGCTACCGGATTGGATACCACCCGCCTGAAAACTGACATTGAAGCCGTTGGGGTACAACGCTTCCAGGAAGACCTGGCTATCAGTCGCCAATATGGTGTAAGAGGATTCCCGACCATCTTCGTCACTGACAACAAAGGCCACCAGGAGAAGATCTACGGCTCCAAATCTTACGCGGTGTTTGAAGACTGCATCCGCAAACTGTTACCCACCGCAGAGAAAAAGGCGGTTTCACCAGACTGGGAAACGCTATTCAGTACCTTCCGTACGCTCACAAGCAGAGAGTTTGCCGAACTAAGCGGACAGGGCATACCAGAAAGCGAAATGCTGCTGGAAGACTTACACCGCAAACAGCAGCTGGAAAAGCTACCCACGAAGAATGGTGCGCTGTGGATCAGCAAGTACTAA
- a CDS encoding acyltransferase family protein has product MSTHPLPTKPHYLVLDGLRGVAALIVVIFHVLEAHSTSHLDLMINHGYLAVDFFFLLSGYVIGYAYDDRWQKMSIGTFFRRRLERLQPMVIVGMIIGAIFFYASDSPLFPTIHTVPVWKLLVIMLIGFTLIPIPVSWDIRGWQEMHPLDGPGWSLFFEYVGNILYALGIRKFSKTALSILVGLSAIALIYLTVFGPTGDVIGGWSVTPEQLGIGFTRLMFPFFAGLLLSRATTPTRISNAFLWCGLLLTITLAIPRIGGADHLWMNGIYESFIIILVFPLIVYLGASGQIHSNRESKICKFLADLSYPLYITHYPFIYVYTGWVSAHKGTDMPLAVLYGILTFVVSVLVGYLSLKYYDEPVRAWLKRKVKA; this is encoded by the coding sequence ATGAGTACACATCCTCTCCCTACCAAACCACATTATCTTGTACTGGACGGGCTACGTGGAGTAGCCGCCTTGATCGTTGTCATTTTCCACGTATTAGAAGCACATTCCACGAGTCACCTCGATCTGATGATCAATCACGGTTACCTGGCCGTTGATTTCTTCTTCCTGCTTTCCGGTTATGTCATTGGTTACGCTTATGATGACCGCTGGCAGAAAATGTCTATCGGTACCTTTTTCAGACGCCGCCTGGAGCGCCTTCAGCCGATGGTGATCGTCGGTATGATCATCGGCGCCATCTTCTTCTATGCGTCGGATTCACCACTGTTTCCCACCATTCATACCGTACCCGTATGGAAACTATTGGTCATCATGCTCATTGGTTTTACCCTCATACCGATCCCCGTTTCCTGGGATATCAGGGGGTGGCAGGAGATGCATCCGCTGGATGGACCAGGCTGGTCGCTGTTCTTCGAATATGTCGGTAATATTCTCTATGCACTCGGTATCAGAAAATTCTCAAAAACAGCACTCTCTATACTTGTCGGCCTTTCCGCAATTGCGCTTATCTATCTCACCGTATTCGGTCCTACGGGCGATGTTATCGGTGGATGGTCTGTCACACCGGAACAATTAGGCATTGGCTTTACCCGCCTGATGTTCCCTTTCTTTGCGGGGCTGTTGTTGTCAAGAGCCACCACACCTACGCGTATTAGCAATGCATTCCTGTGGTGTGGTCTGTTACTGACGATTACCTTAGCGATACCAAGAATCGGTGGCGCTGATCATCTGTGGATGAATGGTATCTATGAATCCTTTATCATCATTCTCGTATTCCCGCTGATCGTATATCTGGGCGCAAGCGGCCAGATTCACAGTAACAGGGAATCTAAAATATGTAAGTTCCTGGCGGATCTTTCCTATCCTTTGTACATCACCCACTATCCGTTTATTTACGTTTATACCGGATGGGTAAGTGCACATAAAGGAACGGATATGCCACTGGCAGTACTGTATGGCATTCTGACCTTCGTTGTATCTGTACTGGTAGGCTATCTCAGTCTGAAGTACTACGACGAACCGGTAAGAGCCTGGTTGAAAAGAAAGGTAAAAGCCTAG
- a CDS encoding PKD domain-containing protein, which produces MRLFAPVFRLSHNNVNLFILFNVFLFVSQYAFAQTQPAPTISNFTPADICQGQTVTINGANFQNATGVRLGNDNAVSFTVNSTGTAITAVVSYSAQTGGVSVTTPGGTVNANTTLTIRPAPRPALQDISTKDIEFSNCDGSQTYLLRVKNLSATPQANSDYTINWGDGSPAFTQRDWPSGAEISHNYGSQGYFLISISITPPNGCTQTKQYQFYNGKNPLASLSTSTSTTGLCVPAPIEFQIGNWTGNTPGTTYELDFGDNSPHLILQHPLNTTLTTHLVSHTYTTSSCPAVDFTATLKVSNGCFTTTYTLDQIIIRKKPVADFRTDQVLCINTPVCFTNLTEDGYGGTSCNRNTNFLWDFGDGTTSTDRTPPCHTYARPGTYNVN; this is translated from the coding sequence ATGCGATTATTTGCCCCCGTTTTTCGTTTGTCCCACAACAACGTAAACTTATTTATTTTATTTAATGTCTTTTTATTCGTTTCACAGTATGCCTTTGCACAGACACAACCAGCGCCAACTATCAGTAATTTTACGCCGGCTGACATTTGCCAGGGACAGACCGTCACCATTAACGGCGCCAACTTTCAAAATGCAACGGGTGTAAGACTCGGTAATGATAATGCCGTCAGTTTTACTGTTAATAGCACAGGAACTGCTATCACGGCGGTTGTCTCCTATAGTGCGCAGACAGGTGGGGTATCAGTGACAACGCCCGGAGGAACTGTTAACGCTAATACTACCCTGACCATCCGCCCTGCTCCGCGTCCGGCCTTACAGGATATCAGTACAAAAGATATTGAATTCTCCAACTGTGATGGCAGTCAGACCTACCTGCTGCGGGTAAAGAATCTGTCTGCCACACCACAGGCAAACAGTGATTACACGATCAACTGGGGCGATGGTTCTCCTGCCTTTACGCAGCGCGACTGGCCCAGTGGGGCAGAGATCAGTCATAATTACGGCTCACAGGGTTATTTCCTGATCAGTATCAGTATCACACCTCCCAATGGCTGTACCCAAACCAAACAATACCAGTTCTACAATGGTAAGAACCCACTCGCCAGTTTAAGTACCTCTACTTCTACAACCGGCCTCTGTGTGCCCGCCCCTATCGAGTTCCAGATCGGTAACTGGACAGGTAATACACCTGGAACTACCTACGAACTTGATTTCGGGGATAACAGTCCGCACCTGATCTTACAACACCCTCTCAATACGACACTGACTACACATCTTGTCTCTCATACCTATACCACTTCTTCCTGTCCGGCGGTGGACTTTACCGCCACCTTAAAAGTGAGCAATGGCTGTTTTACCACTACCTATACCCTTGACCAGATCATTATCCGGAAAAAGCCGGTAGCCGACTTCCGTACAGATCAGGTACTCTGTATTAATACGCCGGTCTGTTTTACTAACCTCACGGAAGATGGTTATGGTGGAACGAGCTGTAACAGGAATACAAACTTTTTATGGGATTTTGGTGACGGAACAACGTCGACCGACAGAACGCCGCCCTGTCATACTTACGCACGTCCGGGTACCTACAACGTGAACTGA
- a CDS encoding alkene reductase yields the protein MLFDSYQLQQLGLKNRIVMPPMTRSRAAAGEVATDLMAQYYSQRAAAGLIISEGTQISKQGQGYAWTPGIYSPAQIAGWKKVTDAVHTAGGRIFAQLWHVGRVSHTSLQENGAAPVSPSAIQAEGVKVFIDTTGNGADAGKGSHTEMVQHSMPRALTIPEIKQIVKDYAQAAKNAIAAGFDGVELHGANGYLIEQFIDSQTNHRTDEYGGSLGNRLRFLTEVVTAVADAIGKERVGVRQAPLTTLMGAQDDNPEVTYIEAAKILNEIGIAYIHIAEADWDDAPVMPVAFKEAYRKAFSGTLIYAGKYTKERAEEALEKGWADLIAFGRPFIANPDLPYKLAHNLPLNTPDRPTFFGGNAMGYTDYPAHKSDANILQPATV from the coding sequence ATGCTATTCGATTCATATCAGCTACAGCAACTCGGTTTGAAAAACCGTATCGTCATGCCGCCTATGACACGTTCCCGTGCAGCGGCAGGTGAAGTTGCTACAGATCTTATGGCGCAATATTACAGTCAACGGGCCGCTGCAGGCTTAATCATATCAGAAGGAACACAGATCAGCAAACAGGGACAGGGCTATGCCTGGACGCCCGGTATATACTCCCCTGCACAGATAGCAGGCTGGAAGAAAGTGACGGATGCCGTACATACTGCCGGCGGACGCATATTCGCCCAGTTATGGCATGTAGGCAGGGTTTCACATACTTCTTTACAGGAGAACGGCGCCGCCCCGGTATCTCCCTCTGCTATACAGGCCGAAGGAGTGAAAGTATTCATCGATACAACTGGTAATGGCGCAGATGCCGGCAAGGGATCGCATACAGAGATGGTACAGCATTCTATGCCGAGAGCACTGACCATTCCTGAAATCAAACAGATTGTCAAAGACTACGCGCAGGCAGCTAAAAATGCCATCGCAGCTGGTTTTGACGGTGTAGAGCTGCATGGTGCAAACGGCTATCTTATAGAACAGTTCATAGACTCGCAGACGAACCATCGTACGGATGAATACGGCGGTAGTCTGGGTAACCGTCTGCGCTTCCTGACGGAAGTAGTCACTGCTGTTGCTGACGCTATTGGTAAAGAACGCGTAGGTGTTCGTCAGGCGCCTCTGACCACTTTAATGGGGGCGCAGGATGACAATCCGGAAGTGACCTATATCGAGGCCGCTAAGATCCTGAATGAGATTGGTATTGCATATATCCATATCGCGGAAGCAGACTGGGACGATGCACCTGTGATGCCGGTGGCCTTTAAGGAAGCCTACAGAAAAGCATTCAGTGGTACCCTGATCTACGCCGGTAAATACACAAAAGAACGTGCAGAAGAAGCACTGGAGAAAGGATGGGCTGACCTGATTGCCTTTGGCCGTCCCTTCATCGCCAATCCGGATCTGCCTTACAAACTGGCACATAACCTGCCGCTCAATACACCCGACAGACCAACATTCTTCGGTGGTAACGCAATGGGTTATACCGATTATCCTGCACATAAAAGTGACGCAAATATCCTGCAACCTGCAACTGTATGA
- a CDS encoding SDR family oxidoreductase, with amino-acid sequence MTHTMNENNNRPASDIQGKSVIITGGTTGIGRATAILMASRGANVLVVGEDPVHLKDTISSVNHEELEGSLTGLTADLATESGIDSLFSTADKQFDKLDILINNAALAWQGVQSGRYQDWQKVINTNLLGYIACTQQALERMKKHKDGHIVNVGSMSADVREKDSSVYVATKAGVQGFSESLRKEVNELGIKVSLIEPGAVGTDMQPVSVPDQQQKEEKLEMLTAEDIAAAVLYVVSQPKRCDVVDVKIRPHLQLI; translated from the coding sequence ATGACACACACAATGAATGAGAACAACAATCGTCCGGCGTCTGATATTCAGGGTAAATCTGTTATCATTACCGGTGGAACAACCGGTATCGGGAGAGCCACTGCTATTCTGATGGCATCCCGGGGCGCCAATGTACTCGTAGTCGGAGAAGATCCTGTTCACCTGAAAGACACGATTAGCAGTGTTAATCATGAAGAACTGGAAGGTAGTCTTACCGGACTGACGGCCGATCTGGCGACAGAATCGGGTATAGACAGCCTCTTTAGTACAGCCGACAAACAGTTTGATAAACTGGACATACTTATTAACAACGCAGCATTGGCCTGGCAAGGGGTGCAAAGCGGTCGGTATCAGGATTGGCAAAAGGTCATTAATACTAATCTTCTCGGGTACATCGCATGTACGCAGCAGGCATTGGAGCGTATGAAAAAGCACAAGGACGGGCATATTGTTAACGTCGGCTCCATGAGTGCAGATGTACGGGAAAAGGACAGTTCGGTGTATGTTGCTACCAAAGCCGGCGTACAGGGATTTTCGGAAAGTCTGCGTAAGGAGGTAAATGAACTCGGTATAAAGGTATCGCTTATCGAACCCGGCGCCGTTGGTACAGATATGCAGCCAGTGAGTGTACCTGATCAGCAGCAAAAAGAAGAAAAGCTCGAAATGCTGACTGCTGAAGATATCGCCGCTGCCGTTTTATATGTTGTTTCACAGCCTAAAAGATGCGATGTCGTTGACGTGAAGATCCGTCCACATCTGCAACTGATCTGA